In one Brassica oleracea var. oleracea cultivar TO1000 chromosome C9, BOL, whole genome shotgun sequence genomic region, the following are encoded:
- the LOC106317410 gene encoding putative cyclin-D7-1: MDHLLCDESWLSGPSTPEPFPNLRLNIHDDHVEMSPAMDAATVEEAISMDLEKESCFSNHGDKFIEFLVSKNLTDARFQTVQWLIQTRNRLNLSFETIFSAASCFDRFVYATSCNEWSKWMVELVAVTSLSIASKFNEVSSPSLEDFQMEGLNHMFHHKTVLEMELIVLKALEWRVNSVTSFSFSQILVATTGMGGGDIMMNRITDHLLDDLCDLKMLAYAPSVVAVAVVLDFLEEKAALEENLGKFMNLFGEEHKVRIAKCINVMKSRNVEEGWRREVKSPASVLQRGDVMNMNMNIVYYVENLSAIFQILRSDKKRERDSHEDENRPAKRVTFVTSN; the protein is encoded by the exons ATGGATCATCTTCTGTGTGACGAGTCATGGTTGTCGGGTCCTTCGACCCCGGAGCCTTTTCCAAACTTGCGCTTGAATATTCACGACGATCACGTGGAAATGTCTCCAGCCATGGATGCAGCAACGGTAGAGGAAGCCATTTCTATGGATTTGGAGAAAGAATCATGTTTCAGTAATCACGGAGACAAGTTTATTGAGTTTCTTGTTTCTAAGAATTTAACCGATGCTAGGTTTCAAACAGTTCAATGGCTCATTCAG ACTCGGAATCGTTTGAATCTATCATTTGAAACGATTTTTTCCGCCGCGAGTTGTTTTGATCGGTTCGTCTATGCGACTAGCTGCAAT GAATGGAGTAAGTGGATGGTGGAGTTAGTTGCAGTAACCTCATTATCGATCGCATCAAAATTTAACGAAGTTTCTTCCCCTTCACTTGAAGATTTTCAAATGGAAGGGCTAAATCATATGTTTCACCATAAGACCGTTCTTGAGATGGAACTCATTGTATTGAAAGCTCTAGAATGGCGTGTTAACTCGGTCACGAGTTTCTCTTTTTCGCAAATACTTGTTGCTACAACCGGGATGGGAGGAGGAGACATAATGATGAATCGTATCACAGATCATTTGCTAGATGATTTATGCG ATTTGAAGATGCTAGCATACGCACCAAGTGTAGTGGCGGTTGCGGTTGTGTTGGATTTTTTAGAAGAGAAAGCAGCTCTAGAGGAGAATCTTGGAAAATTTATGAATCTCTTTGGAGAAGAACACAAG GTGAGAATTGCGAAATGTATTAATGTTATGAAATCTCGAAACGTGGAAGAGGGCTGGAGAAGAGAAGTGAAGAGTCCAGCCAGTGTGTTGCAGAGAGGAGACGTGATGAACATGAACATGAACATTGTTTATTACGTTGAGAATCTTTCTGCCATTTTTCAGATTTTACGATCCGATAAGAAGAGAGAAAGAGATAGTCACGAAGACGAGAATCGTCCTGCAAAAAGAGTGACGTTTGTTACGTCAAATTAA
- the LOC106315628 gene encoding oxysterol-binding protein-related protein 3A, which produces MSPNDSKNRAGFLNSLASSITNFGSVMTKSVNGLMGYEGIEVINPDGSTEEAEEEAGRGRWKQEERDGYWKMMQKYIGSDITSMVTLPVIIFEPMTTLQKMAELMEYSHLLDMADKTQDPYMRMVYASTWAISVYYAYQRTWKPFNPILGETYEMTNHNGINFIAEQVSHHPPMSAAHAENEHFSYDCTSKLKSKLLGNSIDFYPVGRTRVTLKRDGVVLDLVPPPTKAHNLIFGRTWVDSSGEMIMTNLTTGDKAVLYFQPCGWFGSGRYEVDGYVYNSAEEPKILVTGKWNESLSYQACDTEGEPLTGTELKEVWKVAEAPEKDKYQYTHFAHKINSFDTAPSKLLSSDSRLRPDRYALDTGDMTKAGYEKSSLEERQRAEKRTREEKGQRFVPKWFDETEEVTPTQWGDLEVYQFNGKYLVHRAAADNSEINTDMESTKFNPWQFQDTSP; this is translated from the exons ATGTCTCCTAACGATTCAAAAAACAGAGCCGGTTTTCTTAACTCTCTTGCTTCTTCCATCACCAACTTCGGGTCGGTCATGACGAAATCAGTTAATGG TTTGATGGGATATGAAGGGATAGAAGTCATCAATCCAGATGGAAGTACAGAAGAAGCAGAGGAGGAAGCAGGAAGAGGAAGATGGAAGCAAGAG GAGCGTGATGGATATTGGAAGATGATGCAAAAGTATATAGGATCTGATATTACATCCATGGTGACTCTTCCTGTGATTATTTTTGAACCCATGACGACGCTACAGAAAATGGCAGAG TTGATGGAATACTCGCATCTGCTGGATATGGCTGACAAAACCCAAGACCCTTACATGCGCATGGTATATGCAT CAACATGGGCTATATCTGTGTATTATGCCTACCAACGTACATGGAAGCCGTTCAATCCAATCCTCGGTGAAACTTACGAGATGACTAACCATAATGGGATTAATTTTATAGCTGAACAG GTCAGCCATCACCCGCCAATGAGTGCTGCTCACGCAGAGAACGAGCATTTCTCTTACGACTGCACTTCAAAGCTGAAATCGAAATTACTAGGCAATTCAATCGACTTCTACCCCGTAGGAAG GACAAGAGTGACACTTAAAAGAGATGGTGTGGTTCTTGATCTTGTGCCTCCTCCGACCAAGGCTCATAACCTTATCTTCGGACGAACATGGGTCGATTCTTCAGGAGAGATGATCATGACCAACCTCACCACTGGTGACAAAGCGGTGCTTTACTTTCAACCATGTGGCTGGTTTGG ATCTGGCCGTTATGAGGTGGATGGATACGTGTATAATTCAGCTGAAGAGCCCAAGATACTAGTGACCGGTAAATGGAACGAGTCCTTGAGTTATCAGGCTTGTGACACTGAAGGCGAACCTCTTACAGGCACCGAACTAAAAGAG GTATGGAAGGTCGCTGAAGCTCCAGAGAAGGATAAATACCAATACACACATTTTGCTCACAAGATCAATAGCTTTGACACTGCCCCTAGTAAGCTATTGTCATCTGATTCACGTCTACGTCCTGATAGATACGCCCTCGACACTGGCGATATGACCAAAGCTGGTTATGAAAAGAGCAG CCTAGAGGAGAGACAAAGAGCTGAGAAGAGAACCCGAGAAGAGAAAGGCCAACGATTTGTTCCGAAATGGTTTGATGAAACCGAGGAAGTTACTCCCACGCAATGGGGGGACCTCGAAGTGTACCAATTCAATGGTAAGTACTTGGTCCACCGCGCTGCAGCGGATAACTCCGAGATTAACACCGATATGGAGTCAACCAAATTCAACCCTTGGCAGTTCCAAGATACCTCTCCTTAA